In Rhodobacter sp. 24-YEA-8, the following are encoded in one genomic region:
- a CDS encoding endonuclease/exonuclease/phosphatase family protein, producing the protein MKLAVWNIELERRGPGLLLRDIVSGKDAQVEAALRVLADLDADVILLAGFDYDHGLLAARHFADRLALIGPDYPHLFALRPNRGIATGLDLDLDGRRGGPGDAQGWGYFAGQSGMVILSKLPTDGAAARDFSPFLWADLPGALWPQSLPSEAREVLRLSTTGHWEVPLILPDGRRLRLLTWHGAAPVFGAPGEVNARRNHDETAFWTALIEGRLPWAPPAPPFVVMGVSNLDPIDGDGRHDAIRSLITHSALQDPAPRAAFAPADPGQLGDPALDTAVFAKTGGLRTAVILPGAASEVAEAGILRPASEDPLSEASGAASRSFPIWIRLAP; encoded by the coding sequence GTGAAGCTTGCAGTGTGGAATATCGAGCTGGAGCGCCGGGGGCCCGGCCTTTTGCTGCGCGACATCGTCAGCGGCAAAGATGCGCAGGTCGAGGCGGCGCTTCGGGTGCTGGCAGATCTTGATGCCGATGTGATCCTGCTTGCAGGGTTCGATTATGACCACGGGCTGCTGGCGGCGCGGCATTTTGCCGACCGTCTGGCCCTGATCGGGCCGGATTATCCGCATCTCTTCGCGCTGCGGCCCAATCGGGGCATCGCGACCGGTCTCGATCTGGATCTTGACGGGCGGCGCGGCGGGCCGGGGGATGCCCAGGGCTGGGGCTATTTCGCCGGTCAGTCCGGCATGGTGATCCTGTCAAAACTCCCGACAGACGGCGCCGCTGCGCGTGACTTCAGCCCCTTTCTCTGGGCCGATCTGCCCGGTGCGCTCTGGCCGCAATCACTGCCTTCCGAGGCGCGCGAGGTGCTCCGGCTCTCGACCACCGGCCATTGGGAGGTGCCGCTGATCCTCCCTGATGGCAGGCGGCTGCGGCTGCTGACCTGGCATGGCGCGGCTCCGGTTTTCGGTGCGCCGGGCGAGGTGAATGCGCGGCGCAACCATGATGAGACCGCCTTCTGGACCGCGCTGATCGAGGGGCGGCTGCCATGGGCACCGCCTGCGCCCCCCTTTGTCGTGATGGGCGTCAGCAATCTCGACCCGATTGACGGGGATGGCCGGCATGATGCGATCCGCAGCCTGATCACGCATTCCGCACTGCAGGACCCGGCGCCGCGCGCGGCTTTTGCACCGGCAGATCCGGGTCAGCTGGGCGATCCGGCGCTGGACACGGCGGTTTTTGCAAAAACCGGGGGCCTGCGCACGGCGGTAATCCTGCCCGGTGCCGCGTCTGAGGTGGCTGAGGCGGGGATCCTGCGCCCGGCATCGGAGGATCCGCTTTCGGAAGCCTCCGGTGCCGCGTCGCGCAGCTTTCCGATCTGGATCAGGCTGGCGCCATGA
- a CDS encoding YihY/virulence factor BrkB family protein, with protein MKALRRIWRFIPAVGERMTDGHFGLVAAGVAFYAMFAVFPGLAAVVAIWGMMADPVVIAGYLQVAERFLPPDASLLIHEQVMGLVNAPRTTLGWATVLSLLVALYSARNGVSALVQGLDVVHRAVPRSWLGGMARDFVLTLALIGALIGTLATVVVVPILLSWMPLDDFAPRLTRFLPWAAMLLLVLICLSILYRYGPNVPRNERSRWFSGGVIFATLAWAGVSMGFSLYLENFNSYNRIYGSIGAAVILMMWLYLSVWAILAGGAINAELDQARRIRRQMGRMG; from the coding sequence ATGAAGGCGCTGCGCCGGATCTGGCGCTTTATCCCGGCGGTGGGCGAGCGGATGACCGATGGCCATTTCGGCCTCGTCGCCGCCGGAGTGGCCTTTTACGCCATGTTCGCGGTCTTTCCCGGCCTTGCGGCAGTGGTGGCGATCTGGGGGATGATGGCCGATCCGGTGGTGATCGCGGGCTATCTCCAGGTGGCCGAGCGGTTTTTGCCCCCCGATGCCAGCCTGTTGATCCATGAGCAGGTCATGGGACTGGTCAATGCACCGCGCACAACGCTGGGCTGGGCCACGGTGCTTTCGCTGCTGGTCGCGCTTTATTCGGCGCGCAACGGGGTTTCGGCGCTGGTCCAGGGGCTTGATGTGGTGCATCGCGCAGTGCCGCGCTCCTGGCTGGGCGGCATGGCACGTGATTTTGTTCTGACGCTCGCGCTGATCGGCGCACTGATCGGAACGCTGGCCACGGTGGTGGTGGTGCCGATCCTCCTGTCCTGGATGCCACTGGATGATTTCGCGCCACGGCTGACCCGCTTTCTGCCCTGGGCGGCGATGCTGCTGCTGGTGCTGATCTGCCTCTCGATCCTCTACCGCTACGGCCCCAATGTCCCCCGGAACGAGCGTTCGCGCTGGTTCTCGGGCGGGGTCATTTTCGCGACCCTGGCCTGGGCGGGGGTCTCGATGGGCTTCTCGCTCTATCTCGAGAATTTCAACAGTTACAACAGGATCTATGGCTCGATCGGGGCCGCGGTAATCCTGATGATGTGGCTCTACCTCTCGGTCTGGGCAATTCTCGCAGGCGGGGCAATCAATGCGGAGCTGGATCAGGCGCGCCGCATCCGGCGCCAGATGGGCCGGATGGGCTGA
- a CDS encoding DUF4105 domain-containing protein — translation MFWLVLSLFAAWAAAALWVQFPHARLLALAGLGIAVLLVAWARLGPGWGWTGLALLLVLVLGWFFSLQPRQDRDWAPDVAYIVKGEAEGSLVHLENIRTFRWKTADAAVEGWTSRTVDLAKLDGVDMITSSWGNPKIAHLLVSFRFQDGTPLTFSVEIRREKGESFSALGGFFRQFELSLIAADEADIVQWRAVPRAEEVHLYPLDLTQDQQIAVFLGFLRLGNDLNERPAWYNTVTANCASVVWKLARVLSSDLPLDRSLVMPGLLPEYLDRLGALAGPGTLDEKRARALISPRAREMPPGADFSTWIRQ, via the coding sequence GTGTTCTGGCTTGTCCTTAGTCTTTTTGCGGCCTGGGCGGCGGCGGCGCTGTGGGTACAGTTCCCGCATGCACGCCTGCTGGCACTGGCCGGGTTGGGAATTGCGGTCCTCCTGGTGGCCTGGGCGCGGCTGGGGCCCGGCTGGGGCTGGACCGGGCTTGCCCTGCTGCTGGTTCTGGTCTTGGGCTGGTTTTTCAGCCTGCAGCCGCGCCAGGATCGCGACTGGGCACCCGATGTCGCGTATATAGTCAAGGGCGAGGCCGAAGGCAGCCTGGTTCATCTGGAAAACATCCGCACCTTCCGCTGGAAGACCGCCGATGCGGCAGTTGAGGGCTGGACCAGCCGGACCGTCGACCTGGCGAAACTCGACGGGGTCGATATGATCACCTCCTCCTGGGGTAATCCGAAAATCGCACATCTGCTGGTCAGCTTCCGCTTTCAGGACGGCACCCCCCTGACCTTCTCGGTCGAGATCCGCCGCGAGAAAGGCGAGAGTTTCTCGGCGCTTGGCGGTTTCTTCCGCCAGTTCGAGCTGTCGCTGATCGCCGCTGATGAGGCAGATATCGTGCAATGGCGCGCCGTGCCGCGCGCCGAAGAGGTGCATCTCTACCCGCTGGATCTGACCCAGGATCAGCAGATCGCGGTCTTTCTTGGCTTTCTCAGGCTGGGCAATGACCTGAACGAACGGCCCGCCTGGTATAATACCGTAACCGCGAATTGCGCCTCGGTGGTGTGGAAGCTGGCACGGGTACTGTCTTCCGATCTGCCGCTGGACCGCAGCCTCGTGATGCCGGGCCTGCTGCCGGAATATCTCGACCGCCTCGGCGCCCTTGCCGGGCCCGGCACGCTGGACGAAAAGCGCGCCCGCGCCCTGATCTCGCCGCGCGCGCGCGAAATGCCGCCAGGCGCAGATTTCTCCACATGGATCCGGCAATGA
- the ubiG gene encoding bifunctional 2-polyprenyl-6-hydroxyphenol methylase/3-demethylubiquinol 3-O-methyltransferase UbiG, whose translation MSAASTIDPAEVAKFQAMAEEWWDPKGKFRPLHLMNPCRLDYITSQIAGEFGRDLTAPRAFDGLRLLDIGCGGGLLSEPMARLGADVTGADAAERNIPVARVHAETQGLRIDYRHTTAEALAAAGERYDVVLNMEVVEHVADPLAYLTACQQLLKPGGLMICSTMNRNTKSFAMAIIGAEWIMRWLPKGTHDWAKFITPDELYDLIRQAGLDPVDRKGMVFNPVSWRWSLSSRDLSVNYVTASVKR comes from the coding sequence ATGTCAGCCGCAAGCACTATCGATCCTGCCGAAGTCGCCAAATTCCAGGCCATGGCAGAGGAATGGTGGGATCCTAAGGGTAAATTCCGCCCGCTGCATCTGATGAACCCCTGCCGGCTTGACTATATAACCAGCCAGATTGCCGGCGAATTTGGCCGTGATCTGACAGCACCGCGCGCTTTTGACGGGTTGCGTCTCCTCGATATCGGCTGTGGTGGCGGGCTTTTATCCGAGCCGATGGCGCGGCTGGGGGCTGATGTGACCGGTGCCGATGCGGCCGAGCGCAATATCCCGGTGGCCCGCGTCCATGCCGAGACCCAGGGTCTCCGGATCGACTATCGCCACACCACCGCCGAGGCACTGGCCGCCGCCGGTGAGCGTTATGATGTCGTGCTGAATATGGAAGTGGTCGAGCATGTCGCCGATCCGCTGGCCTATCTGACCGCCTGCCAGCAGCTGCTGAAGCCCGGCGGGCTGATGATCTGTTCGACCATGAACCGCAACACGAAAAGCTTCGCCATGGCGATCATAGGGGCCGAATGGATCATGCGCTGGCTGCCGAAAGGCACGCATGACTGGGCGAAATTCATCACGCCGGATGAGCTTTACGATCTGATCCGGCAGGCCGGGCTTGACCCGGTGGATCGCAAGGGGATGGTCTTCAACCCGGTCTCCTGGCGCTGGAGCCTGTCTTCGCGCGATCTTTCGGTCAATTATGTCACGGCGAGTGTAAAACGGTGA
- the pip gene encoding prolyl aminopeptidase, protein MDQRSGQKRASDFLYPPVEPFDQRMMDMGDGHQVYVEQCGNPDGVPVIVFHGGPGGGCSPLMRRYFDPRHYRVVLFDQRGCGRSVPRASVIRNTTWDLVADVERIREALGIGRYIGFGGSWGATLALITAITHPGRVSNLVLRGVFLMTRRELTWFYGGGAGAFFPELWQRFIDPIPEEERGDLIAAYHRRLFSGDRMTEIRYARIWSGWENALASISSDGWMGESPADYAHAFARLENHYFINGGFLDQDGWIVQNRARIADIDTDIVQGRYDMVCPPQSAWNLAEGWAKARVHFVPLAGHALSEPGISEALVRVMDRLR, encoded by the coding sequence ATGGACCAGAGATCAGGACAAAAACGCGCATCGGATTTCCTTTACCCGCCGGTCGAGCCTTTCGACCAGCGTATGATGGATATGGGCGACGGCCATCAGGTCTATGTTGAACAATGCGGCAATCCGGATGGCGTTCCGGTGATTGTCTTTCACGGCGGTCCCGGGGGCGGCTGCAGCCCGCTGATGCGGCGCTATTTCGACCCTCGCCATTACCGGGTGGTGCTGTTCGATCAGCGCGGCTGCGGAAGATCGGTGCCCCGCGCCTCGGTGATCCGCAACACGACATGGGATCTGGTCGCCGATGTCGAGCGTATCCGCGAGGCACTTGGCATCGGGCGCTATATCGGTTTTGGCGGCAGCTGGGGGGCGACGCTGGCGCTGATTACCGCCATCACCCATCCAGGCCGCGTTTCGAACCTCGTGCTGCGCGGGGTCTTCCTCATGACGCGGCGCGAGCTCACCTGGTTTTACGGCGGCGGCGCGGGGGCGTTTTTCCCCGAACTGTGGCAGCGCTTCATCGACCCTATTCCGGAGGAGGAGCGCGGCGATCTGATCGCGGCCTATCACCGGCGGCTCTTTTCGGGCGACCGGATGACGGAAATCCGCTACGCGCGGATCTGGTCGGGCTGGGAAAACGCGCTTGCCTCGATCAGCAGCGACGGCTGGATGGGCGAAAGCCCCGCCGATTATGCCCATGCCTTTGCCCGGCTCGAGAACCATTATTTTATCAATGGCGGCTTTCTGGACCAGGACGGCTGGATCGTACAGAACCGTGCCCGGATCGCAGATATCGACACCGATATCGTCCAGGGGCGCTATGACATGGTCTGCCCGCCGCAATCGGCCTGGAACCTCGCGGAGGGCTGGGCCAAAGCGCGGGTGCATTTCGTGCCCCTGGCCGGTCACGCGCTGTCGGAACCCGGCATTTCCGAAGCGCTGGTGCGGGTGATGGACCGTCTGCGCTGA
- a CDS encoding site-specific integrase — MGTTSRLVRRGAVFYFRMSVPRRLVARVGRSELSLSLRTGCRYAATQKCRALSITLDRYFLGLERMTKTTIEQINDQLRRYFQTCLNRNEEIATIYPSDPVFDIYPEAEGLSERVKGYREQLRSRVYAEAIQNEARELLEGIPASASTSGLDALHHACRGVLRARIDSAQHLVAELTGEPQAPRDAMFVGITADDLPLPPGEEADPKQPAPVSALAAVEDSVEQISVTELVERFQKAKSKGKWSVKTASDLGYTMQIVFSVIQPEMLITSITDKHIRALRDLIVSLPPNAQKSKEAAGESLLALAEANTEGATLSYATQEKRLRFFKTMLGWAVDEGYLAKIPGAKVKVERPERDAEEDRAPYSQDQLRKIFRSPVYTGRKSEAHSNTAGTLLLRDGKFWVPLIALYSGMRLGEIVQLLRADIKQENGVWFFDNAKTPGVSKRLKTNSSIRQVPIHKHLIEAGFLRYVDGVKSGERLFPELKPGNDGYFSTNFSKWWTRYAKDCGFYGKRTAFHSFRHSFIDAMRAAEAPAYAIEAVVGHKNDSINARYGSGVKLAHMRELVDQISYDLPEQDALRMA, encoded by the coding sequence ATGGGCACCACATCACGACTCGTCAGACGCGGAGCGGTCTTCTACTTCCGCATGAGCGTCCCGCGCCGCCTCGTTGCCCGAGTCGGGCGCAGCGAACTCTCCTTGTCGTTGCGGACTGGCTGCCGTTACGCTGCGACCCAGAAATGCCGGGCGCTCTCGATCACGCTCGACCGATACTTTCTGGGGCTGGAGCGAATGACGAAGACCACGATTGAGCAGATCAACGATCAGCTCCGGCGCTATTTTCAGACTTGCCTGAACCGCAATGAGGAAATTGCGACGATCTACCCCAGCGATCCGGTCTTCGATATCTATCCCGAGGCTGAGGGCCTGTCAGAGCGTGTTAAGGGATACAGAGAACAGCTCCGCAGTCGCGTATACGCTGAGGCCATTCAGAACGAGGCCAGGGAACTGCTGGAAGGCATCCCGGCCAGCGCGTCTACCTCGGGGCTGGATGCCTTGCACCACGCCTGCAGGGGCGTCCTGCGCGCCCGCATAGATAGCGCGCAGCATCTTGTGGCCGAACTGACGGGAGAGCCGCAAGCGCCTCGTGATGCTATGTTCGTCGGGATCACAGCGGATGATCTGCCCTTGCCGCCGGGCGAAGAGGCGGACCCCAAGCAACCTGCACCTGTCTCAGCCCTTGCTGCTGTCGAAGACAGTGTCGAGCAAATCAGCGTCACGGAGCTGGTGGAGCGCTTTCAAAAGGCCAAGAGTAAGGGAAAGTGGTCCGTCAAGACCGCCAGCGATCTTGGTTACACCATGCAGATCGTCTTTTCGGTCATACAGCCGGAGATGCTGATCACGTCGATCACGGACAAACACATACGTGCTTTGCGGGATCTGATCGTGAGCCTGCCTCCCAATGCCCAAAAGAGCAAGGAAGCGGCAGGGGAAAGCCTGCTCGCGCTGGCCGAGGCGAACACCGAAGGGGCGACGCTGAGCTATGCCACGCAGGAGAAGCGGCTGCGCTTCTTTAAGACAATGTTGGGTTGGGCTGTTGATGAAGGCTATCTGGCGAAAATCCCGGGGGCCAAAGTTAAGGTTGAACGGCCCGAGCGGGATGCGGAGGAAGACCGCGCTCCGTATTCGCAGGACCAATTGCGCAAGATCTTCCGGTCGCCCGTGTACACTGGGCGTAAGAGCGAGGCGCATTCCAATACCGCCGGAACCCTGTTGTTGCGTGACGGCAAGTTCTGGGTCCCCTTGATCGCGCTGTATTCGGGGATGCGGCTCGGGGAGATCGTCCAGCTGCTCAGAGCTGACATAAAGCAGGAGAACGGGGTTTGGTTCTTCGACAACGCCAAAACGCCGGGGGTAAGCAAGCGGCTCAAGACCAATTCGTCGATCAGGCAAGTGCCGATCCACAAGCACCTGATCGAAGCCGGGTTTCTCAGGTACGTCGACGGTGTGAAATCTGGAGAGCGCTTGTTCCCAGAGCTTAAACCGGGGAATGACGGATATTTCAGCACCAATTTTTCAAAATGGTGGACACGCTACGCGAAGGATTGCGGTTTCTACGGTAAACGAACCGCCTTTCACAGCTTCCGCCACAGCTTCATCGACGCGATGCGCGCGGCAGAAGCCCCTGCATATGCGATTGAGGCCGTGGTGGGCCACAAGAACGACTCGATTAACGCACGCTATGGCTCCGGTGTGAAACTGGCCCATATGCGGGAACTTGTTGATCAGATTTCGTATGATTTGCCTGAGCAGGATGCCCTGAGAATGGCATGA